The genome window AGGATAACATCGGAATTAACGAGTTCAGGATATATGATGTAAAGAATGACGGAGTATATTATTGGCGAATAACTCCGATTGATAAAGACGGATTTCCAGGCCAGAGAAGCATACCCCGCGTTTTTAAGGTAATAACGGATAATTCTGCTCCCTATTTGTCAGTATTTTCACCTCTGCCCGGTGAAATTCTGAAAACAGACAAGATTACGATTTCAGGAGAAACAGAGAATTTTGTTGAACTTACTATTAACGACGAGAAAACCAGCGTTGACTCTTCAGGCAAGTTTTCTAAGTCCTTTGTACTTAAGCCAGGTCCGAACAATGTTGTTTTTTCTCTTAAAGATCTTGCCGCAAATACTGACACTGTTATCAGAACGTTTTACTATGCTCCTCCGAAAAAACCACGGCTATATTTAAATAATGATATTTCAGAATCTGACAAATCAGAATTTCTTACCAATCTTCTTGAGTTTCCGCTCTCCGGACGGACCGATTCATTATCTCAGATTTTGGTATTTGACGCAGAAGGCAATATTACCTGCAGAACTATGTCAGATTCAATCACAGGTAATTTTGGTGTAATTGTTCCCTTAAAACCTGGCAATAATACCTTTACGTTACTGATTTCGACTCACCTTCGTGATACTTTGAAATATCCTTTTTCAGTATTTTCAGATATTATTCCCCCCGTTATCAGTTATTTGGATGAAATCCCCAGTATCTCGCTCAGTGAAGAGCTCAGTCTTAATGTAAAAGTTGATGATGCTGAGGTTATATATCTCAATGGCAGCAGCAGAAAAATATCATCCCGGACTTTTACCGAGAAAATTACGCTTGCTAACGGCTATAATTACATAAATCTGACTGCCTTTGATAAAGCCGGCAACAGATCCACCCTTGAGAAGATAGTCTTGTTTGATAATGCTTTACCGGAAAAGGTTACCTTAAATTTTCTGCCTCAGAATGCGGCACCCGATCTCTTCTTCCAGGTAAATGTATCCGTTGACCGGGTTTCGCATGAAACAAGAAGAACTGCATTATATGAATACGCAATCGGGGATCGTACCTACTCAGGTATTTTGCGTTTCTCTGAAGTTACTAAGAAATTCACCGATTCATTTTTTATTCCATATGATTATTCAGGAAAAATTCGTATCACAAAGATTACGTTTCAGAATTCATCAGGTCTGACTAAAGATTTTACCTTTAACTAACAATGAGAGAGCATAATTTGATTTTTTCATTCCGGTCTCATGCTGTCACTCTTTCGTTCTTTTTTCTCTTTTTAACGGGCATAACTCTCTCCCAGGAAAATATTTTTCTGGTAACCTACGGACCTAATGCTCCTACCCGTGAAGGTGATGATGATTTTAAGCAGATACTGTTTCTTAAAATTCCCTCATCGCTTAAAGACAGCGTTTATCTGCGGATTTTTGATGCCGATATTGGCGGGGGGCTGGATTCTCCTTTTGATAAGTTTGATACACAGACCAGATTTGCTTTATATGGAGGTGCCGGAGTTTATTCAGACAGGACAATCAGAGAGCAATCCACTTCTCCCGTTTCTCTGAATAACG of Ignavibacteriales bacterium contains these proteins:
- a CDS encoding FecR domain-containing protein, with translation MFFILWFVLSSFLFSQNKEGTTVTVKKGQSIRDLAKEYLDDADLWGEILKLNNLKNITDVKPGMTLVIPSSAVASAGREIKNAQKKIQEATALGAKLFAPEIIAEAIKLMDDALAKKKRSDWNGAVQSALKSIEFSAKAIDESKKKNNVQTQAVLSQKMGNVQGRGNNDLIWIDTPIKSQLSEGQKVRTLSQSFAEISFKDASKLVMNANSQAIIQKMRKSVLENKQESKVSLVEGDIYALLSGNKKKKISVDINGVEAKINADRFWFNKTGNSLKVASYGGSIELYQNGKTIIIGENKGTIIGTNTTKSDDAELLPATSLKSPAQNTTVFKSDIKNEINFSWDAVPGAQRYWLEIANENSSFTDLIFSQDNIGINEFRIYDVKNDGVYYWRITPIDKDGFPGQRSIPRVFKVITDNSAPYLSVFSPLPGEILKTDKITISGETENFVELTINDEKTSVDSSGKFSKSFVLKPGPNNVVFSLKDLAANTDTVIRTFYYAPPKKPRLYLNNDISESDKSEFLTNLLEFPLSGRTDSLSQILVFDAEGNITCRTMSDSITGNFGVIVPLKPGNNTFTLLISTHLRDTLKYPFSVFSDIIPPVISYLDEIPSISLSEELSLNVKVDDAEVIYLNGSSRKISSRTFTEKITLANGYNYINLTAFDKAGNRSTLEKIVLFDNALPEKVTLNFLPQNAAPDLFFQVNVSVDRVSHETRRTALYEYAIGDRTYSGILRFSEVTKKFTDSFFIPYDYSGKIRITKITFQNSSGLTKDFTFN